A portion of the Tenacibaculum todarodis genome contains these proteins:
- a CDS encoding alginate O-acetyltransferase AlgX-related protein, whose translation MSEKKINITPEELASLEVGKTIINPVLSKILFYVFIAVITLVPIIQNIFSDGSTFSVKTEKNSSLFNLNEELITSFKDLEKDIEEKSLLQQYFLPRVQTLLTSVFKVGNEKVWIDNDKLYFYDSNKYVFSSGFLDEQKIKQRVENEGVSASPIAAIVDFSNQLKKQGIELVLMPVPSKMSINNTKGKLINNTSFSAFINKIKKENIVVLDLYNKLSVEDKYLNLDTHWTPKTMHKANFLLAKILDSLKVEKGNAEFVIHHTAVSNYGDIANMLKVKKIGRLFDKQTVGIKQVLENNYPLKPNKNSDVLLLGDSFSNIYSINNMEWGISAGLFENLSLSLNKTIDKITLNNNGAFATRQELANKLNRGENRLAGKKVIIWQFAERELSLGNWKLIPLKYNPNFETSFLMLKQEDEIIVNAVVEDVAKIPMVGSVPYKDHIVSVHLKEVVSSLNNKKLGDAVVYLESMKNNVWTPAASLNVGTKITLKLSNWQRKINKFGSLNRSELDDEILSLEEPLWGELIK comes from the coding sequence ATGAGCGAAAAAAAAATAAATATAACACCAGAAGAATTAGCAAGTTTAGAAGTTGGTAAAACAATAATTAATCCTGTTTTAAGTAAAATACTTTTTTATGTGTTTATAGCAGTAATTACTTTGGTTCCTATAATTCAAAATATATTTAGTGATGGTTCTACATTTTCTGTAAAAACTGAAAAGAATAGCTCTTTATTTAATTTAAATGAAGAGTTAATAACATCTTTTAAAGATTTAGAAAAAGATATTGAAGAGAAATCATTATTACAGCAATATTTTCTACCAAGAGTACAAACTCTATTAACATCAGTTTTTAAAGTAGGAAATGAAAAGGTTTGGATAGACAATGATAAATTATATTTCTATGATTCTAATAAATATGTGTTTTCATCTGGTTTTTTAGATGAACAAAAAATAAAACAAAGAGTAGAAAATGAAGGTGTTTCAGCAAGCCCAATAGCAGCAATAGTAGATTTTAGTAATCAGTTAAAGAAACAAGGTATAGAATTAGTTTTGATGCCAGTTCCTTCAAAAATGTCCATTAATAATACTAAGGGTAAACTAATAAATAACACATCATTTTCTGCATTCATCAATAAAATAAAAAAAGAAAATATTGTAGTTTTAGATCTGTATAATAAATTGTCTGTAGAAGATAAATACCTTAATTTAGATACTCATTGGACACCAAAAACAATGCATAAAGCCAACTTTTTATTAGCCAAAATTCTTGATAGTTTAAAGGTCGAAAAAGGTAATGCTGAATTTGTTATTCATCATACAGCAGTTTCAAATTATGGAGATATTGCAAATATGTTAAAGGTGAAAAAGATTGGCAGGTTATTTGATAAGCAAACAGTAGGTATTAAGCAAGTTTTAGAGAATAACTATCCATTAAAACCAAATAAAAATTCTGACGTGTTGCTATTAGGAGACAGTTTTTCAAATATTTACTCGATAAATAATATGGAATGGGGTATTTCTGCAGGACTATTTGAAAACTTAAGTTTAAGTTTAAATAAAACAATAGATAAAATTACATTAAATAATAACGGTGCTTTTGCAACCCGACAAGAATTAGCTAATAAATTAAATAGAGGAGAGAATAGGTTAGCAGGAAAAAAGGTAATAATATGGCAATTTGCAGAAAGGGAATTATCTTTAGGGAATTGGAAACTAATTCCTTTAAAATATAATCCCAATTTTGAAACAAGTTTTTTAATGTTAAAACAAGAAGATGAAATTATAGTTAATGCTGTGGTTGAAGACGTTGCTAAAATCCCAATGGTTGGTAGTGTGCCTTATAAAGACCATATAGTTTCAGTTCACTTAAAAGAAGTTGTTTCTTCCTTAAATAATAAAAAATTAGGAGATGCAGTAGTATATTTAGAGAGCATGAAAAATAATGTTTGGACGCCAGCAGCTAGTTTAAATGTTGGGACTAAGATTACTCTAAAACTCTCTAATTGGCAAAGAAAAATCAATAAATTCGGGTCTTTAAATCGTTCTGAATTAGATGATGAAATTCTTTCATTGGAAGAACCTTTATGGGGAGAATTAATTAAATAA
- a CDS encoding MBOAT family O-acyltransferase, with protein MFILLMLFSTTIDYICGLFISESIGEWGKPIKLLNKNSTRTKVQYRALLISIISNLSLLAFFKYFNFGIESYNGLMTGLGFDNYQYDSFFRVILPLGISFYTFQSMSYTIDIYRGNAKAIRNFIDFTCFVSMFPQLVAGPIIRFQEIANQLETRTHTIQKFTRGIAFFSLGLAKKILLANPCGKIADSCFNAVEVGFIDSWYGAIAYAFQIYFDFSGYTDMAIGIGLMLGFVFSKNFDSPYSSRSITDFWRKWHISLSTWLRDYLYIPLGGNKKGKHRTYINLMIVMLLGGLWHGASWNFVIWGIIHGVFLSIERMVGKESLYKKLPKNASILVTFIIVVFAWVFFRSDTLSSAINYLSSMLGFNTNVITDNVIDILIWNPYYLLCFIISAIVVWFFPQTWDFTKKITIPKAVYILTLFTVSVITLLTQSFNPFIYFIF; from the coding sequence AGAATGGGGTAAACCAATTAAGCTGCTAAATAAGAATTCTACAAGAACTAAAGTTCAATATAGAGCTTTATTAATATCAATAATTTCAAATTTAAGCCTTTTGGCTTTTTTTAAATATTTTAACTTTGGTATTGAAAGTTATAATGGTTTAATGACAGGGTTGGGTTTTGATAATTATCAATATGATAGTTTTTTTAGAGTTATACTTCCTTTAGGAATTAGCTTTTATACATTTCAAAGTATGAGTTATACTATAGATATATATAGAGGTAATGCAAAGGCTATTAGGAATTTTATTGACTTTACGTGTTTTGTTTCTATGTTTCCTCAATTAGTAGCAGGACCTATTATAAGATTTCAAGAAATAGCAAACCAATTAGAAACTAGAACTCATACAATACAAAAATTTACTAGAGGTATTGCCTTTTTTAGTTTAGGTCTAGCAAAAAAAATTTTATTAGCAAATCCCTGTGGGAAAATTGCAGACTCTTGTTTTAATGCCGTAGAAGTTGGTTTTATTGATTCTTGGTATGGTGCAATAGCTTATGCTTTTCAAATATATTTTGATTTTAGTGGTTATACAGATATGGCTATCGGTATAGGTTTAATGCTGGGTTTTGTTTTTTCTAAAAATTTCGACTCTCCATATTCATCAAGAAGCATTACAGATTTCTGGAGAAAATGGCACATTTCATTATCAACATGGTTAAGAGATTATTTATACATACCGTTAGGGGGAAACAAAAAAGGAAAACATAGAACTTACATAAACTTAATGATTGTAATGTTACTAGGAGGTTTATGGCATGGAGCCTCATGGAATTTTGTAATTTGGGGTATTATTCATGGAGTGTTTTTATCTATTGAAAGAATGGTGGGTAAAGAAAGTTTGTATAAAAAACTACCAAAGAATGCATCAATATTAGTGACCTTTATTATAGTTGTTTTTGCATGGGTGTTTTTTAGATCAGATACACTTTCTAGCGCAATAAATTACCTAAGCTCAATGTTAGGGTTCAATACAAATGTAATTACAGATAATGTTATAGATATTTTAATTTGGAATCCGTATTACCTTTTATGCTTTATAATTTCTGCTATAGTTGTTTGGTTTTTTCCTCAAACATGGGATTTTACAAAAAAAATAACAATACCAAAAGCTGTATATATTCTTACTTTATTTACTGTTTCCGTAATTACATTATTAACACAAAGTTTTAACCCATTTATTTATTTTATTTTTTAA